Part of the Aquimarina sp. TRL1 genome, TACGACGAGGTTATGGAAAATAAATTTATTAAAGAGCAATTCGTATTTGATGAAAAACATATTAAACTGATGATTTTAAAAGATATATGTGATGCAGAATAATTTCAAAAAGTTAGTAAGGAATTTAAGAACTAAAAAATATGAAAAGATTAGTCCTAGAAGAATTGATGATTCTTTCGTTGAGAGAAAAGAGAGCGAAGAAAATAAAATTCGATCCTCAGAAAACAATAATTAAAGGAACTAATCAAGTAGGTAAGTCCTCATTAATAAAAAGTATTTATTATACATTAGGTGCTACACCAGGATTAATGCATCCGAATTGGGTGAAATCTGAGCCTATAAGTTTGTTGAAATTTAATGTTGATGGAGAAAAAGTTTCTGTCTTAAGGTTTGATAAAAAGCGCTTTGTTGTTATTGATAAAAACAAAGAAGTTTTCTCTTTTAATTTCAAAGAAATGTCATCCTATTTAAACGATCTATTAGATTTTAAACTTATAATAAATAATAGACAAGGAAATCCCGAAATACCGCCTCCAGCATATCTATTTTTACCTTTTTATATCGATCAAGACAAAAGTTGGTCAAAAAATTGGGACTCTTTTGCCAACTTATCACAGTTTAGTAATTGGAAAAAACCTCTTATTAATTATCATTCGGGAATAAAAGGAAACTCCTATTATGTAACTAAATCTGACTTAGATAAGACCAGACAAGAATTAGATGATACATCGAATGAAATTAATACTTTAAATAAAATACTTAAAAGTATTAATAAGAAATTAAGTGAAGTAAATCTGAACATTACAATTGAAGATTTTAATGAAGAAATTCAAGAGTTGTTAGCTGATTGTGAGACTTTAAAAAATGATCAGAATAAGATCAAACAACAACTTACTGAACTTTATAATCAAAAAATTTCACTTGGTTCGAAATTAAATATAGTAGAAAAGTCAATAAAAGAAGCCGAAAGGGATTATAATTATGCACTTAACAACTTAGAGGATGAAGTAGACTGTCCTACTTGTGGAGCTCATTATGAAAACAACTTTGCAGAAAGGTTTTCTATCGCGGAAGATCAAGAAAATTTAGAAGAGTTATATGATGAATTAAGAACTGAGTACTTAAAAATAAAGCATAAAATAGATTTGTATAATCAGGAGTTTACAGTAAAAAAATCTGATTATGAAAAAATACAAGAGGTATTAAGTAAGAAGCAGTCAAATGTTAAATTAGTTGATTTAATCGAAAATGAAGGAAAAAAGAGAGTTAAGGAAATTTTTAAAGAAGAGCAAACTCTTATATATTCACAAATAGGCAAAGCAGAGAAAGAAAGAAAAAGA contains:
- a CDS encoding AAA family ATPase, which encodes MKRLVLEELMILSLREKRAKKIKFDPQKTIIKGTNQVGKSSLIKSIYYTLGATPGLMHPNWVKSEPISLLKFNVDGEKVSVLRFDKKRFVVIDKNKEVFSFNFKEMSSYLNDLLDFKLIINNRQGNPEIPPPAYLFLPFYIDQDKSWSKNWDSFANLSQFSNWKKPLINYHSGIKGNSYYVTKSDLDKTRQELDDTSNEINTLNKILKSINKKLSEVNLNITIEDFNEEIQELLADCETLKNDQNKIKQQLTELYNQKISLGSKLNIVEKSIKEAERDYNYALNNLEDEVDCPTCGAHYENNFAERFSIAEDQENLEELYDELRTEYLKIKHKIDLYNQEFTVKKSDYEKIQEVLSKKQSNVKLVDLIENEGKKRVKEIFKEEQTLIYSQIGKAEKERKRLEDKLKDIDKKGKERKDNIMTMYRSNLKRNLNQLNINTEKFSEQAFQRMDSTIKETGSALPRALLAYYFTFFKIMNKYSTSTFCPIIIDSPNQQEQDKENLEAILNFIEKNKPENSQLVLGLVDDDEYTFDLNEKDSLLKKNDYDKVYKEIRPLLEKGIFDDDFLLF